In the Podarcis muralis chromosome 15, rPodMur119.hap1.1, whole genome shotgun sequence genome, CCACCAGATTAAACTTCCTTGGCTCTGAAACTGCAAGCAAACCTTCCTATGGTTGCCTAGTAAagccgcagcagcagccaggctTCTTTTGGGCCAACAAGCACATTCCCTATGAAGATCTTGcctctcctgcagcccagctTCCAGTTGCCTGGGGAGGACAGGCCAGCACTTACTAAGCCTTCCGCTACAGCTGGAGTGGTACAGGGCATGTGTCCATTTCTCCTATTGGGGGGGCGCAAAACCCAAGTTTGGGTTGCCTGTGGTGAATGTGGCAGAGTTTTGGGGGAATTGAGTAGCCCTCCAGCTTTCCTGTTCCAGGCTGCCACATCCTGTGGGCCAAAGAGGAACATAATTTGCATGTCCCCTGCTGCTACCAAAGCCCTGGGCCAGTATCTGCCAGGTCAGAAGAGAGTTCCGTcccttgcttcttcctctcttccacAAGGAAGTTCCAAgcaaggaacaggaggaggaggagcacaagCATGTGGCTCAGGGCAGAGCTGGACTGGGGTCCAAGCTCACtgacatttgctgctgctgttgctgctgctaaacCCTGTTCTGACTGAGCTCAGCAGCAGGCAGCCACTATGGCCAGtaacccaagggaagaaggcatgCATGCCACTGTGCCTGGGCTCCATGGGGAGGCCGGCAGGAACGGAGAGAAGGAAGGGTTGGGGTCTTGGCCAGTTGTGTTGGCTCTGATCCGTGGAGCAAAGGGAGGAGCTCCACGCAGCTTCCTGGCAATATGAATGTATAATTTCTAAGGACTGACAGAGATCATGATACCTGAGAATACTAAGAGTCAAACCTTTaaggtgtttatttttttaaaggaaaagcggGTCACTGCAAAGGGCTGGGGTATAATAATCTTCTCTTCATTGTCCTCCCTTGCGAAGCAATACCGGGTTCTTGTTCTTTGTGCAGAATCATGTCGTTCTCACCCAGATTGCTGCTCCATCCTCCTCCCCTccaccatctcctcctcccacACACCTGCAAGTTTTTATAACTATAAATATGGTATATATAGGAACAAATATCGTACTGCACCATGTCTTGAAGCCTGGCTTTGAATTCTCTTTAACACTATAGATAAGAGTTGTGTTCCAGTTGCTCAAAAGGCAGGAAAACCAGCAAGCCAGAGGCTTCGGGGCCAGTTGACGTCTCCCTCCTCCAAGGAGGACTGGGTAAGGGACCGGGGGTGGAGGGGTGGATGCTCTGGCTCAGTCTGCCTGCATGCAAACCCCCAGGAAGCTGTTGGGGGCTTGGCTATGAATTCTCCTGACCTTCAGTGTTAACAGTCAGTTCTTGTACAACTTGTTTCTTGCCGCCTTCGCTGCCTCCTCCTGGGTTCTGATTGTTGAGGTACCAAAACGGCGTCATCTGCTTTCCTGGTACCTTAACAAGGTCCTGCAGCTTTGCCTCTCAGCCGAGAACTGTGCTCGTGATGTTCCTTTGATTCAACGTAGCCGTCTTTTAATAGCTCAAGGTAGTGAATAATTGTCTCAAACCGTGCAAAAGCTACGCAAACAGGGTTTTGTTCCAGAGAAAAAGCAACTTATCATGTAaaaccaatctctctctctcttcgttTTATTTCTCGTGTTCTTCCAGattgtttgggtttttgtttgtttgtttgttttctttaaaaagaggaaaCGCGTCTCTCGTGCTGCATCAGTGTTAATTCCCTGTCATCGTCACAGGGATGAAGGAAGTACTTTCAGTAGTTCAAGAAATGACTGAAAAGTTCCATGAAAGACTGAATGTAAAAACAAGTGTATATAGTTGTACAAAAAAAGGAGTTTTTAAACATGTTTATTTTCTATGCACTTTTTTATTTAAGTGATAGTTTAATTAATAAACATGTCAAGTTTATTGCTTCAGAGGATGGTGTTTTCATTTATTGATCAAGGCTGTGGAGGTTttcagcaggggaggggggcaagtTTGTATATAGCTCTcaagaaacaataaaaaaggaACCCACTTCTAGGCTGCACCATACAAACACAAGGTAAGATCATTTACTTCACCTCTTGGGCTTCTTTCCTTGttgcaatacagtcgtacctcataaGTTGAGCGCCTTTCGAgatgaacgttttggctcctgaacaccgtaAGCCTGGAAATAATTGTTCCTGTTTGTGAACGTtattggaacccaaacatccatcgtggcttctgattggctgcaggagcttcctgcagccaatcagaagctgtgccttggttcccaaacgttttggaagtcagacAACTGTATATCTGATATTCTGTAAGGTGAACGTGCTGCAACAGTCTTACACGCTTCCTTGTccagaaggtaaagggacccctgactgttaggtccagtcgtggccgactctggggttgcggcgctcatctcgctctatgggccaagggagccggtgtacagcttctgggtcatgtggccagcatgactaagccgcttctggcaaaccagagcagtgcacggaaaggctgtttaccttcccgccggagcggtacctatttatctacttgcactttgacatgctttcgaactgctaggttggcaggagcagggaccgagcaacaggagctcaccccgtcgcggggattcgaaccgccagccttctgatcggcaagtcctaggctctgtggtttaacccacagtgccacccgcatcccttgtgggGAAACAATCCTGCTGAATCCAAATaaaggcccatatagtccagcatcccaggGGCTGAGCaaatgccccaaagggaagcccgCAGTGAAGACCCAAGTGTAAAGGGTATCACTGCCATTTGTACACAGAAACTGATGTGCAGAGGCAGGCTGCTAACCGATACTGGAAGTAGTACACAGCCATCATTGACTAGGAGTTTAAAAGCTTCTTTGCCACCCTTTTCATTTTAGGTGCCAGCAAACTGGTTCAGGTGGAGCCCATCCCTTTTGCATTGGTCCAGCTTGTCCCCAAAagtcccataaaggtaaaggtaccctgaccgttgggtccagtcacggacaactggGGTTGctcactcatctcactctataggctgagagagcccgtttgtccacagacagcttctgggtcatgtggccagcatgacagctgctgctggcgaaccagagcagcgcacgaaaacgctgtttaccttcccgccagtgcagtacctatttatctacttgcacttgacgtgcctttgaactgctaggtggacaggagctgggactgaacaacgggagctcaccccgtcgcggggattcgaactgacgaccttctgatcggcaagcccaaggctctgtggtttagaccacagcgccacccacgtcccttggcaTCTTGCAAATCCAAGCCCTGCCTCCTGGCACCACTGTCTCATCCATGCCTTGAGACTGCTCACTCTGTCTTTTACCTGGCCTTGTGCATGGCAAGAGGAGCATTCAAGAAATGCATCCCAAGCTCAAAAGTCCCCGCAATAGTAGTGCAGCTGGCATAATGTCACTGCACAAGAGAAACAATAATTGTGGCTGGCACAGGTGTGGTTTATATCCTGCCAAACACTGATTGCCTGCATGGTtccaccacatctggagggcattctCATGCCACCATGAGGGTAGCCGGTGAGTGGGGCAGGGGCCTGATTTTCCCAGATTAGCTTGAGCCCATTGTTTCCCACAGGACATGTCCCTGTGCACTGCCCCTTTGGCAGGCATAGCGCCCAAGCATAGTTGCAGTCTTGAGCAGgggttacatatacagtggtacctcgggttaagtacttaattcgttccagaggtccgttcttaacctgaaactgttcttaacctgaagcaccactttagctaatggggcctcccgctgccaccacgccgccggagcacgatttctgttctcatcctgaagcaaagttcttaacccaaggtactatttctgggttagcagagtctgtaacctgaagcgtctgtaacctgaagcttatgtaacccaaggtaccactgtatatggcagcCAGCTGGCTTCTAATATGCCCCTTTTTTGACAGGCAGATCAGTGGCAGGCCTGACTTGCATCCACCAAGCTGCCCATTAGTGGACAGATGAACttctggcggcagcagcagcagattccCAGCAGCGTGGGCTCCTCTCTGCTGTGGAGGGCAGTAGCACTGCATCCTAGCCCCTTCCAGTCTAGCAGATTTGTGGTTTGAACTGCTCCGTAACACAGCATAGTAAAACGTGGAACTCAAAACAGTAGCAAATGTAATCCGGATTAGCTACAGAAATCCCCCAAAGCCTGTTAGGAAAATTTGGTCTTTACTGCAGCAGGGAAAGCGGCTGGGTCGACCTTTCTCCAGCCCTGCTGCTAGACCAGTGATGCTAGGAACTCTGGGACAGAGCATCTGGGCTGGCTGGAGGTATGTGTgcgccccctcccctttttgttaTTCCTGCACTGTGTTAGTTCCCGCCCTTCTTGCTCCTCCCCCAGCCCTGGGAGTGTGCTTGGGGGTCAAAAAACTCCCTGTTTCAGCTCCAGCAACAGCACCCACTTAGACctagacgcagcagcagcagcagcagggcattGCCCCATCTCCTCCCCCAATGCTATTGGCTGCTTGGTAAGccagcccctctctctctcacccccactTGCTCTCCCAGGTCACTCAAGATCTCATCCACAGGAGCCGACATGGCGACAGCACACGACAGGGCAGTTTTGCAAAGCATATTCCAGCCCGACGCCCCTTTTGGTGACCTCTCTGATGAGCTGGAGGAGCAGGAGACCCTCAACGGAGAAGGTGAGTTTGGCTTCTGCATGagatggggcaggggagagggcCTTTCCTGGAGGCATCATCTGTCTCTACCTTGAGCTCCCGGAGGTTCAAGGATGGTGGGGGGCTGCAAAGGGGAAAGCCCCACCTACCCATCTCTGTGTAATTGGAGCAGCAGGAAATCCCTCTGTTTTTCATTAAGGAGGCCTTTACAAGGCTCTCATATCATGGCCCTGGAAGAGAGGGCCTCTCCCTCACCATCagcagcataggagccaactcctaggggccgaggtcccttcgacaccccccaataaaatattgaagGGGTCTTGGGGCCCcaaaagttgatgggtattgccattcaaattgtgtgtgtgaccATGTCTTGCGATCAATTATGGTGGGTTGGGGTTTATACCTGCCCCCTaaatattttatccaagttggcacccctggtctgCAGTGGGGGGAAGCTGCTTTCAGAAACTTGCCAGCCTTTTTCTGCAGGCTTCACGTCCATGGTGGTGCAGCATGACCTCTGATCGTCACCTGACCACAATTCATTGCACTTTGCCCTGGAGAAGGTGGGTGGGCTTTCCCCCCAGAGGCTTTCTGTCCCCTTGTCCCTGAGAAATTGTAGTCATCCGTGTAATTAGCACCGGATTGGAGGCCAGTGGAAGTTCCAGTGGCTGTAGAATGGGGGGGGGTGCATACCTATATAGCCTAGCTGTCTTCTGTCCCCCCGCCCTTGACCCAGAGCTATTAACAAAACTGTGCTTCTCCTCATAATGAGACAGAAGCAACCTTTGACCCGGAGCTCCTGGAACAAGCCACTCAGCTAGAGATCCAGGGCATTGAAGCTGCCGAAGCTGGAGACCTGCAGAAGGCCCTGGAGAGATTTGACCTGGCCATTCAGCTGCTTCCTGAGCGAGCCGCAGCCTACAACAACCGGGCCCAGGCCTTCCGCCTCAAGGGCAACACAGCAAGTAAGTGAGCAAGGCAGTGCTGTTCTGCATTGACACAGAGGATAGGGGCCCTCTGCCTGGGACAGGCACCATGTCTGCTGTGTAGCCTGAGCCTAGCAAAAGGAGGGCTGAGCAAACCCCCTGGACAGGGAACACCACATCCCTTGTCCTCTTCAAGGGCTTTTCAGAGACCTTCCCATCACCTGTTCTCTGGGCTCAATATTGGTGCATCTGCTTGCATGGGAACCCACCTACTAGGGCATCTCCCCATGCCACAGCCAGCCCTACAAGGTCCCCGAGAATCAAAGCTCTGAGCTAAGAACCTGCTACCTAAAGTGGAACCCAAACCACTGAAAACAATCCCCAATCTTAATAAAACAACTGCTTTCCATTCCAACTCTGTCCATGCTGAAGATGGTGCCACTGTGTgggcacagctgctgctgcttccccttctGCAATATCTCTGCTATGATTCACAAGGCAGGTTCCATGGCGTTCCCCTCCATCATTTGCATGTATTTCTTCTCTACCTGTCAGGTGCCCTGGAGGACCTGGGTATGGCACTGCAGCTTAGCAGGGGTGTTGGCCGTGTAGCCTGCCAGGCGTTTGTGCAGCGAGGGCTGATCCAGCGCTTGCAAGGCCACGAGCAAGAGGCCCATAGGGACTTTGAGCAAGCGGCCAGACTGGGCAGTGCCTTTGCCCGTCGTCAGCTGGTCCTGATGAATCCGTACGCAGCCCTCTGCAATCAGATGCTCTCCGAAATGATAAAGAAACTGAGGGGCCCAAGCAAAGAGCCCCAGACGGAGGCTTCCTCCGGGGAGAAAGTGTGTCGCTAAGGACAAACAAGGGCTCAGCCTGCAATTCCTCTCCCAAAGACAAGCTGGGGGTGCTACTCCCCACCTTTCAAGCTCCAAAGATAATATAAAAACAATGTTCCATCGGGTTATGGTCCGGAATAAACTATGCAAATTAAGCACCCTGAAAAACCTTTGTAATAAGCTTTGTTTCTTTCTTAATAAAGATCTCTGTGACaaaattgtaattttatgttgtattaATTGTTCAGATTGAGAAACAATACGTAGCTCATTCCTAAGATGAGCTTTCCTACCTGAGGACTGGAAAGCGGTCAATGTAgcaccaacttttaaaaaaagattcaaaaGGGATCTGGGAAATTACAAGCCTGTTTGTTTATCTGCTcctggaaaactggtggaaacCAATACAAGTCACAACATTACTATACAGGGAGTAGGAGGAGTTCTAAAGCAGTGTTGTTCAACAGATCCAGACCCAAGACCCACCTCTGAGTCCCAAGCTGCAACATGGGACCCACTTTCACTTTTAATTTATACTTAATATTGCTAATAGTGCATGCTGTTAATTCTAAAACGGCAATTAACAGAGCAATATACATAGTGTTGCCTTAGCATTACTATTAAATGAAAACCAGTGCTGCAATGTGGCAGGAGAAAGGAACAGGCATGTGACTGGCCAGAAATATGTATCGTATTAAAAATTGGCTCATACCTTTCTCCTGCCATATCAGAGCACTTGTAGAAATTGATAAAATGGGTGTCTCATCCAGAACTTGACCTAGTCCAGACACACATGCAATGCTCCTTTTCGTCTGCTCAGCCTAAGCTGGAATCCAGCCTCTCTGTGACCCACTTGGTGTGGCCTCACAACCCACGAGATCTGTGCAAagggatctctccaaactgagtgaatgagcagtaaaatggcaaatgcaattacaatggataaaaaaaataataatccaagttTCACAGACCTGCTAAGGGGGTCTGAACTAACCAGGAAAGATGTAGGAGTCCTGATGGCAGAAGATGACCTGCCCCAAACACACTCATGTGGCCAAGTTCTGCTTTATACACTCATAAAGCACTCATAAACCCCATCACTTCTCAGAATCACCAGTCTTAAACTCCAGGTGTTTTAAAGGTGGCCTTCCTGATGCCTGTGGGAACTCAAAAGGAGACGGAGTGAAGGCAAGAGCTTTCCCTGGCGGGGTGAGCTCAGGAGTcaaaaaattgtagagttggaagggacacccgagggtcatctagtccagccccctgcaatgcaagaatgtcAGGGATAGACTGCTTTGGAATAAGGAGGAGCCAGACAA is a window encoding:
- the TTC36 gene encoding tetratricopeptide repeat protein 36 — encoded protein: MATAHDRAVLQSIFQPDAPFGDLSDELEEQETLNGEEATFDPELLEQATQLEIQGIEAAEAGDLQKALERFDLAIQLLPERAAAYNNRAQAFRLKGNTASALEDLGMALQLSRGVGRVACQAFVQRGLIQRLQGHEQEAHRDFEQAARLGSAFARRQLVLMNPYAALCNQMLSEMIKKLRGPSKEPQTEASSGEKVCR